A single genomic interval of Rhododendron vialii isolate Sample 1 chromosome 3a, ASM3025357v1 harbors:
- the LOC131319179 gene encoding DExH-box ATP-dependent RNA helicase DExH1 isoform X1 codes for MSLRLVGGTTPLYLAFIFNKNTLSTRHLLLSTSVMSNRPNFQGGRRGGGPNSGGGARRGGGRGGGGGGGRGEQRWWDPVWRAERLRQQAAEMEVLDENEWWGKMEQFKRGAEQELIIKRNYSREDQQILSDMAYQLELYFHAYNKGKALVVSKVPLPNYRADLDDRHGSSQKEIRMSTEIEKRVGNLLGSSKGTVPIDNSPSASSQSGKQSVPGVDTSKPGPVSVTDAGKERVSLELKERREKMKTPDNVKALQSFREKLPAFKVRSEFLKAVAENQVLVVSGETGCGKTTQLPQFILEDEISALRGANCNIICTQPRRISAISVAARISSERGESLGESVGYQIRLESKCSAQTRLLFCTTGVLIRRLVQDPDLTGVSHLLVDEIHERGMNEDFLLIILHDLLPRRPDLRLVLMSATINADLFSKYFGNAPTIHIPGLTFPVAEFFLEDVLEKTRYSIKSEVNNYQGSSRRRGRQQESKKDPLTELFEEVDIDSHYKSFSMTTRQSLEAWSGSQLDLGLVESTVEYICRYEGDGAILVFLTGWDDISKLLDKVKTNSFLGDPRKFLVLPLHGSMPTINQREIFDRPPANSRKIVLATNIAESSITIDDVVYVIDCGKAKETSYDALNKLACLLPSWISKASAHQRRGRAGRVQPGVCYRLYPKLIHEAMPQYQLPEILRTPLQELCLTIKSLELGTIGTFLAKALQPPDSLSVQNAIELLKTIGALDDSEELTPLGRHLCTLPLDPNIGKMLLMGSIFQCLNPALTIASALAHRDPFVLPINRKEEADAAKRSFAGDSCSDHIALLKAFEAWKDAKRSGNDRAFCWKNFLSPVTLQMMEDMRNQFLDLLSDIGFVDKSRGANAYNQYSKDLEMVSAILCAGLYPNVVQCKRRGKRTAFYTKEVGAVDIHPASVNAGVHLFPLPYMVYSEKVKTTSIFIRDSTNISDYALLMFGGNLVPSKKGEGIEMLGGYLHFSASKSVLELIRKLRGELDKLLNKKIEEPGLDISVEGKGVVAAVIELLHHT; via the exons ATGTCTCTACGCCTTGTCGGCGGCACCACACCTCTCTACCTCGCCTTCATCTTCAACAAGAATACTCTCTCTACTAGACATCTTCTCCTCTCCACATCCGTCATGTCTAACCGTCCCAATTTCCAAGGCGGCCGTCGCGGCGGAGGCCCCAACAGCGGAGGCGGCGCACGCCGTGGTGGGGGACGTGGCGGCGGTGGCGGGGGAGGGCGCGGAGAGCAGCGGTGGTGGGACCCCGTCTGGCGCGCCGAACGCCTGAGACAACAAGCAGCAGAG ATGGAGGTTCTGGATGAGAATGAGTGGTGGGGTAAGATGGAGCAGTTTAAGAGAGGCGCAGAGCAAGAGTTGATAATCAAGCGTAATTACAGTCGGGAGGACCAGCAAATTTTGTCTGATATGGCTTATCAGTTAGAGCTTTACTT TCATGCATATAACAAAGGGAAGGCACTTGTTGTGAGCAAAGTTCCATTGCCGAATTACCGTGCAGATCTTGATGATCGACATGGATCCTCACAAAAAGAG ATACGAATGTCTACCGAAATAGAGAAAAGAGTGGGGAATCTATTGGGTAGCTCGAAAGGCACGGTTCCCATAGACAATTCCCCTAGTGCATCATCTCAAAGTGGCAAACAGTCGGTGCCTGGTGTAGATACTTCAAAACCTGGCCCTGTTTCGGTGACTGATGCTGGCAAGGAGAGAGTTAGTCTTGAACTTAAAGAAAGACGAGAGAAAATGAAG ACGCCTGATAATGTGAAGGCATTGCAGTCATTCAGAGAGAAGCTGCCTGCATTCAAAGTGAGATCCGAGTTTTTGAAGGCTGTTGCAGAAAATCAG GTGTTGGTAGTTTCTGGAGAGACGGGTTGTGGGAAAACTACGCAGCTCCCTCAGTTCATTCTGGAGGACGAGATATCAGCCCTCCGTGGTGCCAATTGCAATATAATATGCACTCAACCTCGTCGTATTTCTGCAATATCTGTTGCTGCCCGAATATCCTCTGAAAGGGGAGAGAGTCTCGGTGAAAGTGTTGGTTACCAGATCCGTCTGGAATCAAAATGTTCGGCTCAAACACGGTTACTATTTTGCACCACTGGAGTGTTGATTCGGCGCCTG GTTCAGGACCCAGATTTGACTGGAGTTAGCCATTTGTTAGTGGATGAAATCCATGAAAGAGGAATGAACGAGGACTTTCTCTTAATAATTTTGCATGACCTTCTTCCGCGTCGTCCAGATCTTCGTCTTGTTCTAATGAGTGCCACCATTAATGCTGATTTATTCTCCAAATACTTTGGGAACGCCCCAACTATCCATATCCCG GGTCTGACATTTCCTGTGGCAGAGTTTTTCCTAGAAGACGTGTTGGAGAAAACTCGTTACAGTATCAAATCAGAAGTTAACAACTACCAAGGGAGTTCAAGGAGAAGGGGGAGACAACAAGAGTCTAAAAAAGATCCTTTAACTGAGTTGTTTGAG GAAGTTGATATTGATTCTCATTACAAAAGCTTCAGCATGACAACAAGACAATCTCTTGAAGCTTGGTCTGGTTCACAGCTTGATTTAGGTCTT GTGGAATCAACAGTTGAATACATCTGTCGTTATGAAGGTGATGGAGCCATTCTTGTATTCCTCACTGGGTGGGATGACATATCTAAGCTGCTTGACAAAGTTAAAACAAATAGTTTTCTTGGGGATCCCAGAAAGTTTCTTGTCCTTCCTCTTCATGGTTCAATGCCCACCATCAATCAACGTGAAATATTTGATCGCCCACCTGCCAACTCAAG AAAAATTGTGCTAGCAACAAACATTGCTGAGAGTAGTATAACCATAGATGATGTTGTATATGTCATTGACTGTGGAAAGGCAAAGGAAACCAGTTATGATGCTCTTAACAAACTGGCCTGTCTGCTGCCATCATGGATTTCAAAGGCTTCAGCCCATCAG AGGCGTGGACGTGCTGGCCGTGTGCAACCTGGAGTTTGTTATAGACTGTATCCGAAATTGATCCATGAAGCAATGCCCCAATATCAACTGCCTGAAATTCTTCGAACACCGTTGCAAGAGCTATGCCTGACTATTAAAAGTTTGGAGCTTGGAACCATTGGAACATTTTTAGCAAAAGCGCTTCAGCCACCAGATTCCCTCTCTGTTCAAAATGCAATTGAACTTCTTAAAACAATTGGGGCTTTAGATGATAGTGAAGAGCTCACCCCACTTG GACGCCACCTTTGCACTCTACCTTTGGACCCAAATATTGGAAAGATGCTCCTCATGGGTTCAATCTTTCAATGCCTTAATCCTGCATTAACCATTGCTTCTGCTCTTGCACATCGAGATCCATTCGTCCTTCCAATAAATAGGAAAGAGGAAGCTGATGCAGCAAAGAGATCTTTTGCTGGTGATTCTTGCAG TGATCACATTGCGCTTCTCAAAGCATTTGAAGCTTGGAAGGATGCAAAACGCAGTGGAAATGATAGAGCCTTCTGTTGGAAAAATTTCCTCTCTCCAGTAACATTGCAAATGATGGAGGATATGAGGAACCAGTTTCTGGATCTACTGTCAGACATTGGCTTTGTTGATAAATCCAGAGGCGCTAAT GCTTATAACCAATATAGTAAAGACTTGGAGATGGTATCTGCAATCCTTTGTGCTGGGCTCTATCCAAATGTTGTGCAGTGTAAAAGGAGAGGAAAACGTACAGCGTTCTACACCAAAGAAGTTGGAGCAGTTGACATTCATCCTGCATCTGTAAATGCCGGCGTCCATCTTTTCCCTCTTCCGTACATGGTTTATAGTGAAAAGGTGAAGACAACCAGCATATTTATAAGGGATTCCACAAATATATCGGACTATGCTCTACTTATGTTTGGTGGTAATCTCGTTCCTAGCAAAAAAGGAGAAGGTATTGAAATGCTTGGAGGGTACCTTCATTTCTCTGCTTCCAAGAGTGTGCTGGAGTTGATACGG AAATTGCGAGGAGAGCTTGACAAGCTTCTAAACAAGAAGATTGAAGAACCGGGGCTGGACATCTCTGTCGAGGGAAAGGGTGTGGTTGCTGCTGTGATTGAGTTACTGCATCATACTTAG
- the LOC131319179 gene encoding DExH-box ATP-dependent RNA helicase DExH1 isoform X2 — MEVLDENEWWGKMEQFKRGAEQELIIKRNYSREDQQILSDMAYQLELYFHAYNKGKALVVSKVPLPNYRADLDDRHGSSQKEIRMSTEIEKRVGNLLGSSKGTVPIDNSPSASSQSGKQSVPGVDTSKPGPVSVTDAGKERVSLELKERREKMKTPDNVKALQSFREKLPAFKVRSEFLKAVAENQVLVVSGETGCGKTTQLPQFILEDEISALRGANCNIICTQPRRISAISVAARISSERGESLGESVGYQIRLESKCSAQTRLLFCTTGVLIRRLVQDPDLTGVSHLLVDEIHERGMNEDFLLIILHDLLPRRPDLRLVLMSATINADLFSKYFGNAPTIHIPGLTFPVAEFFLEDVLEKTRYSIKSEVNNYQGSSRRRGRQQESKKDPLTELFEEVDIDSHYKSFSMTTRQSLEAWSGSQLDLGLVESTVEYICRYEGDGAILVFLTGWDDISKLLDKVKTNSFLGDPRKFLVLPLHGSMPTINQREIFDRPPANSRKIVLATNIAESSITIDDVVYVIDCGKAKETSYDALNKLACLLPSWISKASAHQRRGRAGRVQPGVCYRLYPKLIHEAMPQYQLPEILRTPLQELCLTIKSLELGTIGTFLAKALQPPDSLSVQNAIELLKTIGALDDSEELTPLGRHLCTLPLDPNIGKMLLMGSIFQCLNPALTIASALAHRDPFVLPINRKEEADAAKRSFAGDSCSDHIALLKAFEAWKDAKRSGNDRAFCWKNFLSPVTLQMMEDMRNQFLDLLSDIGFVDKSRGANAYNQYSKDLEMVSAILCAGLYPNVVQCKRRGKRTAFYTKEVGAVDIHPASVNAGVHLFPLPYMVYSEKVKTTSIFIRDSTNISDYALLMFGGNLVPSKKGEGIEMLGGYLHFSASKSVLELIRKLRGELDKLLNKKIEEPGLDISVEGKGVVAAVIELLHHT, encoded by the exons ATGGAGGTTCTGGATGAGAATGAGTGGTGGGGTAAGATGGAGCAGTTTAAGAGAGGCGCAGAGCAAGAGTTGATAATCAAGCGTAATTACAGTCGGGAGGACCAGCAAATTTTGTCTGATATGGCTTATCAGTTAGAGCTTTACTT TCATGCATATAACAAAGGGAAGGCACTTGTTGTGAGCAAAGTTCCATTGCCGAATTACCGTGCAGATCTTGATGATCGACATGGATCCTCACAAAAAGAG ATACGAATGTCTACCGAAATAGAGAAAAGAGTGGGGAATCTATTGGGTAGCTCGAAAGGCACGGTTCCCATAGACAATTCCCCTAGTGCATCATCTCAAAGTGGCAAACAGTCGGTGCCTGGTGTAGATACTTCAAAACCTGGCCCTGTTTCGGTGACTGATGCTGGCAAGGAGAGAGTTAGTCTTGAACTTAAAGAAAGACGAGAGAAAATGAAG ACGCCTGATAATGTGAAGGCATTGCAGTCATTCAGAGAGAAGCTGCCTGCATTCAAAGTGAGATCCGAGTTTTTGAAGGCTGTTGCAGAAAATCAG GTGTTGGTAGTTTCTGGAGAGACGGGTTGTGGGAAAACTACGCAGCTCCCTCAGTTCATTCTGGAGGACGAGATATCAGCCCTCCGTGGTGCCAATTGCAATATAATATGCACTCAACCTCGTCGTATTTCTGCAATATCTGTTGCTGCCCGAATATCCTCTGAAAGGGGAGAGAGTCTCGGTGAAAGTGTTGGTTACCAGATCCGTCTGGAATCAAAATGTTCGGCTCAAACACGGTTACTATTTTGCACCACTGGAGTGTTGATTCGGCGCCTG GTTCAGGACCCAGATTTGACTGGAGTTAGCCATTTGTTAGTGGATGAAATCCATGAAAGAGGAATGAACGAGGACTTTCTCTTAATAATTTTGCATGACCTTCTTCCGCGTCGTCCAGATCTTCGTCTTGTTCTAATGAGTGCCACCATTAATGCTGATTTATTCTCCAAATACTTTGGGAACGCCCCAACTATCCATATCCCG GGTCTGACATTTCCTGTGGCAGAGTTTTTCCTAGAAGACGTGTTGGAGAAAACTCGTTACAGTATCAAATCAGAAGTTAACAACTACCAAGGGAGTTCAAGGAGAAGGGGGAGACAACAAGAGTCTAAAAAAGATCCTTTAACTGAGTTGTTTGAG GAAGTTGATATTGATTCTCATTACAAAAGCTTCAGCATGACAACAAGACAATCTCTTGAAGCTTGGTCTGGTTCACAGCTTGATTTAGGTCTT GTGGAATCAACAGTTGAATACATCTGTCGTTATGAAGGTGATGGAGCCATTCTTGTATTCCTCACTGGGTGGGATGACATATCTAAGCTGCTTGACAAAGTTAAAACAAATAGTTTTCTTGGGGATCCCAGAAAGTTTCTTGTCCTTCCTCTTCATGGTTCAATGCCCACCATCAATCAACGTGAAATATTTGATCGCCCACCTGCCAACTCAAG AAAAATTGTGCTAGCAACAAACATTGCTGAGAGTAGTATAACCATAGATGATGTTGTATATGTCATTGACTGTGGAAAGGCAAAGGAAACCAGTTATGATGCTCTTAACAAACTGGCCTGTCTGCTGCCATCATGGATTTCAAAGGCTTCAGCCCATCAG AGGCGTGGACGTGCTGGCCGTGTGCAACCTGGAGTTTGTTATAGACTGTATCCGAAATTGATCCATGAAGCAATGCCCCAATATCAACTGCCTGAAATTCTTCGAACACCGTTGCAAGAGCTATGCCTGACTATTAAAAGTTTGGAGCTTGGAACCATTGGAACATTTTTAGCAAAAGCGCTTCAGCCACCAGATTCCCTCTCTGTTCAAAATGCAATTGAACTTCTTAAAACAATTGGGGCTTTAGATGATAGTGAAGAGCTCACCCCACTTG GACGCCACCTTTGCACTCTACCTTTGGACCCAAATATTGGAAAGATGCTCCTCATGGGTTCAATCTTTCAATGCCTTAATCCTGCATTAACCATTGCTTCTGCTCTTGCACATCGAGATCCATTCGTCCTTCCAATAAATAGGAAAGAGGAAGCTGATGCAGCAAAGAGATCTTTTGCTGGTGATTCTTGCAG TGATCACATTGCGCTTCTCAAAGCATTTGAAGCTTGGAAGGATGCAAAACGCAGTGGAAATGATAGAGCCTTCTGTTGGAAAAATTTCCTCTCTCCAGTAACATTGCAAATGATGGAGGATATGAGGAACCAGTTTCTGGATCTACTGTCAGACATTGGCTTTGTTGATAAATCCAGAGGCGCTAAT GCTTATAACCAATATAGTAAAGACTTGGAGATGGTATCTGCAATCCTTTGTGCTGGGCTCTATCCAAATGTTGTGCAGTGTAAAAGGAGAGGAAAACGTACAGCGTTCTACACCAAAGAAGTTGGAGCAGTTGACATTCATCCTGCATCTGTAAATGCCGGCGTCCATCTTTTCCCTCTTCCGTACATGGTTTATAGTGAAAAGGTGAAGACAACCAGCATATTTATAAGGGATTCCACAAATATATCGGACTATGCTCTACTTATGTTTGGTGGTAATCTCGTTCCTAGCAAAAAAGGAGAAGGTATTGAAATGCTTGGAGGGTACCTTCATTTCTCTGCTTCCAAGAGTGTGCTGGAGTTGATACGG AAATTGCGAGGAGAGCTTGACAAGCTTCTAAACAAGAAGATTGAAGAACCGGGGCTGGACATCTCTGTCGAGGGAAAGGGTGTGGTTGCTGCTGTGATTGAGTTACTGCATCATACTTAG
- the LOC131319179 gene encoding DExH-box ATP-dependent RNA helicase DExH1 isoform X3: MSTEIEKRVGNLLGSSKGTVPIDNSPSASSQSGKQSVPGVDTSKPGPVSVTDAGKERVSLELKERREKMKTPDNVKALQSFREKLPAFKVRSEFLKAVAENQVLVVSGETGCGKTTQLPQFILEDEISALRGANCNIICTQPRRISAISVAARISSERGESLGESVGYQIRLESKCSAQTRLLFCTTGVLIRRLVQDPDLTGVSHLLVDEIHERGMNEDFLLIILHDLLPRRPDLRLVLMSATINADLFSKYFGNAPTIHIPGLTFPVAEFFLEDVLEKTRYSIKSEVNNYQGSSRRRGRQQESKKDPLTELFEEVDIDSHYKSFSMTTRQSLEAWSGSQLDLGLVESTVEYICRYEGDGAILVFLTGWDDISKLLDKVKTNSFLGDPRKFLVLPLHGSMPTINQREIFDRPPANSRKIVLATNIAESSITIDDVVYVIDCGKAKETSYDALNKLACLLPSWISKASAHQRRGRAGRVQPGVCYRLYPKLIHEAMPQYQLPEILRTPLQELCLTIKSLELGTIGTFLAKALQPPDSLSVQNAIELLKTIGALDDSEELTPLGRHLCTLPLDPNIGKMLLMGSIFQCLNPALTIASALAHRDPFVLPINRKEEADAAKRSFAGDSCSDHIALLKAFEAWKDAKRSGNDRAFCWKNFLSPVTLQMMEDMRNQFLDLLSDIGFVDKSRGANAYNQYSKDLEMVSAILCAGLYPNVVQCKRRGKRTAFYTKEVGAVDIHPASVNAGVHLFPLPYMVYSEKVKTTSIFIRDSTNISDYALLMFGGNLVPSKKGEGIEMLGGYLHFSASKSVLELIRKLRGELDKLLNKKIEEPGLDISVEGKGVVAAVIELLHHT, translated from the exons ATGTCTACCGAAATAGAGAAAAGAGTGGGGAATCTATTGGGTAGCTCGAAAGGCACGGTTCCCATAGACAATTCCCCTAGTGCATCATCTCAAAGTGGCAAACAGTCGGTGCCTGGTGTAGATACTTCAAAACCTGGCCCTGTTTCGGTGACTGATGCTGGCAAGGAGAGAGTTAGTCTTGAACTTAAAGAAAGACGAGAGAAAATGAAG ACGCCTGATAATGTGAAGGCATTGCAGTCATTCAGAGAGAAGCTGCCTGCATTCAAAGTGAGATCCGAGTTTTTGAAGGCTGTTGCAGAAAATCAG GTGTTGGTAGTTTCTGGAGAGACGGGTTGTGGGAAAACTACGCAGCTCCCTCAGTTCATTCTGGAGGACGAGATATCAGCCCTCCGTGGTGCCAATTGCAATATAATATGCACTCAACCTCGTCGTATTTCTGCAATATCTGTTGCTGCCCGAATATCCTCTGAAAGGGGAGAGAGTCTCGGTGAAAGTGTTGGTTACCAGATCCGTCTGGAATCAAAATGTTCGGCTCAAACACGGTTACTATTTTGCACCACTGGAGTGTTGATTCGGCGCCTG GTTCAGGACCCAGATTTGACTGGAGTTAGCCATTTGTTAGTGGATGAAATCCATGAAAGAGGAATGAACGAGGACTTTCTCTTAATAATTTTGCATGACCTTCTTCCGCGTCGTCCAGATCTTCGTCTTGTTCTAATGAGTGCCACCATTAATGCTGATTTATTCTCCAAATACTTTGGGAACGCCCCAACTATCCATATCCCG GGTCTGACATTTCCTGTGGCAGAGTTTTTCCTAGAAGACGTGTTGGAGAAAACTCGTTACAGTATCAAATCAGAAGTTAACAACTACCAAGGGAGTTCAAGGAGAAGGGGGAGACAACAAGAGTCTAAAAAAGATCCTTTAACTGAGTTGTTTGAG GAAGTTGATATTGATTCTCATTACAAAAGCTTCAGCATGACAACAAGACAATCTCTTGAAGCTTGGTCTGGTTCACAGCTTGATTTAGGTCTT GTGGAATCAACAGTTGAATACATCTGTCGTTATGAAGGTGATGGAGCCATTCTTGTATTCCTCACTGGGTGGGATGACATATCTAAGCTGCTTGACAAAGTTAAAACAAATAGTTTTCTTGGGGATCCCAGAAAGTTTCTTGTCCTTCCTCTTCATGGTTCAATGCCCACCATCAATCAACGTGAAATATTTGATCGCCCACCTGCCAACTCAAG AAAAATTGTGCTAGCAACAAACATTGCTGAGAGTAGTATAACCATAGATGATGTTGTATATGTCATTGACTGTGGAAAGGCAAAGGAAACCAGTTATGATGCTCTTAACAAACTGGCCTGTCTGCTGCCATCATGGATTTCAAAGGCTTCAGCCCATCAG AGGCGTGGACGTGCTGGCCGTGTGCAACCTGGAGTTTGTTATAGACTGTATCCGAAATTGATCCATGAAGCAATGCCCCAATATCAACTGCCTGAAATTCTTCGAACACCGTTGCAAGAGCTATGCCTGACTATTAAAAGTTTGGAGCTTGGAACCATTGGAACATTTTTAGCAAAAGCGCTTCAGCCACCAGATTCCCTCTCTGTTCAAAATGCAATTGAACTTCTTAAAACAATTGGGGCTTTAGATGATAGTGAAGAGCTCACCCCACTTG GACGCCACCTTTGCACTCTACCTTTGGACCCAAATATTGGAAAGATGCTCCTCATGGGTTCAATCTTTCAATGCCTTAATCCTGCATTAACCATTGCTTCTGCTCTTGCACATCGAGATCCATTCGTCCTTCCAATAAATAGGAAAGAGGAAGCTGATGCAGCAAAGAGATCTTTTGCTGGTGATTCTTGCAG TGATCACATTGCGCTTCTCAAAGCATTTGAAGCTTGGAAGGATGCAAAACGCAGTGGAAATGATAGAGCCTTCTGTTGGAAAAATTTCCTCTCTCCAGTAACATTGCAAATGATGGAGGATATGAGGAACCAGTTTCTGGATCTACTGTCAGACATTGGCTTTGTTGATAAATCCAGAGGCGCTAAT GCTTATAACCAATATAGTAAAGACTTGGAGATGGTATCTGCAATCCTTTGTGCTGGGCTCTATCCAAATGTTGTGCAGTGTAAAAGGAGAGGAAAACGTACAGCGTTCTACACCAAAGAAGTTGGAGCAGTTGACATTCATCCTGCATCTGTAAATGCCGGCGTCCATCTTTTCCCTCTTCCGTACATGGTTTATAGTGAAAAGGTGAAGACAACCAGCATATTTATAAGGGATTCCACAAATATATCGGACTATGCTCTACTTATGTTTGGTGGTAATCTCGTTCCTAGCAAAAAAGGAGAAGGTATTGAAATGCTTGGAGGGTACCTTCATTTCTCTGCTTCCAAGAGTGTGCTGGAGTTGATACGG AAATTGCGAGGAGAGCTTGACAAGCTTCTAAACAAGAAGATTGAAGAACCGGGGCTGGACATCTCTGTCGAGGGAAAGGGTGTGGTTGCTGCTGTGATTGAGTTACTGCATCATACTTAG